Below is a window of Deinococcus apachensis DSM 19763 DNA.
ACGCGTTGGAACGGCTGGGACTTCCGGCGGGGGAGGTGCTGTTCGTGGATGACCGGCTGGAGAATGTCGAGGCCGCGCGGGCGCTGGGGATGAAGGCAGTGCAGATCGACCTCTCGCGGCAGGTGCCGGGAGTTCTGCATAGCCTGTGGGGCGTACTGGCGCTGGTGGACGGGCCGGTGCCCGCTTGACCCGGCCGCCCTTTCTGGTGGACGGGCACCTCGACCTGGCCTGGGCCGCGGGGCTGGGCCGGGACCTGACACTCGACCTGGAGACGTTGCGGGAACGCGACCCGGTGCCGGGCCAGACGGCGATGGTGACCTTCGGGGAGCTGAGGGAGGCGGGGACGCGGGTGTGCTTCGGGACGCTGTTCGCGTTGCCGCGGACGGGTGAGAGTCCGGAAGGGTACATGGACCCCGCGGGGGCACGGGCGCAGGCCCTCGCGCAACTGGACACGTACCGCCGCTGGGAGGACCGGGGGCTGATCCGGCTGTTGAGGAATGGGGCGGAGGTGGGGACGCATCTGGCGGACCCGGACGGTCCCCTCGGCGTGGTGCTCCTGATGGAGGGGGCGGACCCGGTGCGGGACCCAGGAGACCTGGGGTTCTGGGTGGAGGCGGGCGTGCGGCTGATCGGCCCGGCGTGGGGCCGGACCCGCTACGCGGGGGGCACGGACGCGCCGGGGCCGCTGACGCCGGAGGGCCGTGCGCTCGTCACGGCGATGCGGGACCTGGGGGTGGCGCTCGACGCCTCGCACCTGGACGATGCCGCGTTCTGGGAGGCGGTGGAGATCGGGCCGCGGATGATTGTCTCGCATTCCAACAGCCGCGCGTTCCTGCCCGGGAACCGCCACCTCACGGACGAGATGGCGCGGGCGGCGGCGGCGTCGGGCGGGGTGATCGGCCTGGTGTTCCTGAGCCCGTTCGTCCGGCCGGGGTGGACTCTGAGCCAGCCGCGGGTGGGGCTGGACGAACTCGCGGCCCACGCCCGGCACTACGCGGGGCTGGTGGGCTGGGAGCATGTAGGGCTGGGCACCGACCTGGACGGCGGCTTCGGGCGGGAAAAGGCTCCGGCGGGAGTGGAGCGCTACCGGGACGTGGGGCGCTTTCTGGACCTGTTGCCGGAGGAGCACCGGGCGGGGGTGGCGGGCGGGAACTGGGCCCGCTGGCTGACCCGCCTCCTGTAGGGGGACGCGCTACCCTGGGGGCATGCTCACCGCTCCCCCCCTGGACCCCCGCACACACGCCTTCGACCCGGTCACCCGGCTGGCGGCGGCAGAGTTGCGCGGCCTCCTGCCGGACGAGGGGTGGCACTTCGTCACTCCTCGTCCGGCGCGCGCCGGGAATGCCCGCGTCAGCCTGCGGGCCCGGCCTGATCTGGACGCCGCGCAGGTGACGGAGGCGCTGCCCGGGGAGGCGCTGGAGGTGCTGACGGAGCGGGAAGGCGGCTGGGCCTGGGTGCGGACAGGGCACGACCGGTATCCGGGCTGGGCGCGGGGGGACTCGCTGCTGACGGGGCGGCGGCCAGGGGGGGAGGAGTTGCGCGTCACGGCCCTGCGGGCCCACGCCTTCGCGGGGCCACGGGTGAGCCGCCCCATCGTCGCGGAGCTGTGCGCCGGGGCGAGGCTGACCCGCGTGCCCGGTGAGGTGGAAACCGAGGATGGCCGCCGCTGGGTGCCGGTCTTCCTGCCGGACGGCACCGGGGCCTGGGTGCAGGAGGTAATCCTCTCCCCCACCCCGCCAGCGGACGCGGCGGAGTTCGCGCTGCGCCTGTTGGAGACACCCTATGTCTGGGGCGGGCGCAGCGCGTGGGGGCTGGACTGCTCGGGGCTGACGCAGCTCGCGTACTGGGCGCTGGGGCTCTCCCTCCCGCGCGACGCGGACCAGCAGCAGGAGGCGTTGCAGCCGGTGCAGAC
It encodes the following:
- a CDS encoding C40 family peptidase — encoded protein: MLTAPPLDPRTHAFDPVTRLAAAELRGLLPDEGWHFVTPRPARAGNARVSLRARPDLDAAQVTEALPGEALEVLTEREGGWAWVRTGHDRYPGWARGDSLLTGRRPGGEELRVTALRAHAFAGPRVSRPIVAELCAGARLTRVPGEVETEDGRRWVPVFLPDGTGAWVQEVILSPTPPADAAEFALRLLETPYVWGGRSAWGLDCSGLTQLAYWALGLSLPRDADQQQEALQPVQTPQRGDLVFFPGHVGVMLDARRLVHANATHMRVTVETLGEGEYGTRLERALTGFGRWPA
- a CDS encoding dipeptidase, whose amino-acid sequence is MTRPPFLVDGHLDLAWAAGLGRDLTLDLETLRERDPVPGQTAMVTFGELREAGTRVCFGTLFALPRTGESPEGYMDPAGARAQALAQLDTYRRWEDRGLIRLLRNGAEVGTHLADPDGPLGVVLLMEGADPVRDPGDLGFWVEAGVRLIGPAWGRTRYAGGTDAPGPLTPEGRALVTAMRDLGVALDASHLDDAAFWEAVEIGPRMIVSHSNSRAFLPGNRHLTDEMARAAAASGGVIGLVFLSPFVRPGWTLSQPRVGLDELAAHARHYAGLVGWEHVGLGTDLDGGFGREKAPAGVERYRDVGRFLDLLPEEHRAGVAGGNWARWLTRLL